One window of the Thamnophis elegans isolate rThaEle1 chromosome 6, rThaEle1.pri, whole genome shotgun sequence genome contains the following:
- the LOC116510058 gene encoding olfactory receptor 52B2-like, with amino-acid sequence MLQDPQQPINQSSLPPASFILVGIPGLEEYHSWMAVAFCLMYLFALLGNLSLLLLIRMEHSLHQPMYLFLAMLAVADVTLSSSTVPKTLSVLWSYSKEISFDGCLAQMFFTHISFIAESTILLAMAFDRYVAICRPLQYTSILSPSVVAKTGLVALARSFCVMFPTIFLLKRLPYCGKRLMPHSYCEHMGIARMACANIAVNIWYGFVTTLLSPGLDIFLIAASYLLILRAVFRFPSKDTRLKALGTCGSHLCVILMFYTPAFFSFFAHRFGHGIPQSVLILVANLYQLLPPMLNPVVYAVKTQLIWKRLRRAFGK; translated from the coding sequence ATGCTTCAGGACCCCCAACAGCCCATCAACCAGAGCAGCCTCCCTCCTGCTTCCTTCATCCTGGTGGGCATCCCTGGCCTGGAGGAATACCACAGCTGGATGGCGGTGGCCTTCTGCCTGATGTACCTCTTTGCGCTTCTGGGGAACCTCTCCCTGTTGCTCCTCATCCGGATGGAGCACAGCCTCCACCAGCCCATGTACCTCTTCCTGGCCATGCTGGCGGTGGCCGACGTGACCTTGTCATCCTCTACCGTGCCCAAGACCTTGAGCGTCCTCTGGTCCTACTCCAAGGAAATCTCCTTTGACGGCTGCcttgcccagatgttcttcaccCACATCAGCTTCATTGCAGAGTCCACCATCCTGCTGGCCATGGCTTTCGACCGCTACGTTGCCATCTGCCGGCCGCTGCAATACACCTCCATCCTGTCTCCCTCCGTGGTGGCCAAGACCGGCTTGGTGGCTCTGGCCAGGAGCTTCTGCGTGATGTTCCCCACCATCTTCCTCCTCAAGAGGCTGCCGTACTGCGGGAAAAGGCTGATGCCCCACTCCTACTGCGAGCACATGGGCATCGCCCGCATGGCCTGTGCCAATATTGCCGTCAACATTTGGTATGGCTTCGTGACGACCCTCCTGTCCCCTGGCCTGGACATCTTCCTCATCGCTGCTTCCTACCTGCTGATCCTCAGGGCCGTCTTCAGGTTTCCTTCCAAAGACACCCGCCTGAAGGCCCTGGGGACCTGCGGCTCCCACCTCTGCGTCATCCTGATGTTCTACACCCcggccttcttctccttctttgccCACCGCTTCGGCCATGGCATCCCCCAGTCTGTCCTCATCCTCGTGGCCAACCTCTACCAGCTGCTGCCTCCAATGCTGAACCCCGTGGTCTACGCCGTAAAGACCCAGCTGATCTGGAAGAGGCTCCGCAGGGCCTTTGGCAAGTGA